In Glycine max cultivar Williams 82 chromosome 15, Glycine_max_v4.0, whole genome shotgun sequence, the DNA window GAACATAGTGTTTGCATGTTGAGTTTGAGCTTCCCCCACCTGCAAATCCTCCTTATATTGTGTTGTTCACACCTCGGAGCTGAGTTTCTGGTAGGGAAGCCTCCTCCTGGTGTTATGCCTCTATTGTCTCATGAGTCCAGTTGCGTTCTCGGCTTCTATCTCAATCCATTTCACAATCTTGATCCTGTGAAAAGTCCTTATCTTTAATGAATCTCTGCAACTGTCCATTttggatcaatttttttatcttgtccTTGAGGGTAGTGCACTCTTCAGTGTTGTGACCAGCCACCCGATGATAGCAACAATACTTGAACTTGTCAACTCTTGGTGAAGGTCGATTTTTTGTCGGAACCCGAATAACCTCGGCACTACATACTTCTTCTAGTACTCGGCTTCGACTTTCTATCAGTAGAGTGTAATGGTGGAATGTTAACATCCAGTCGAACCGATACCTTGGTCAGTCCGAGCTGGTTGTTGGATCAATCATACAGTGGTCCGATTCTACCTACTTCGACTAAACCAATTTTCATAGAAACTGGTGACTTAGTTGAGTCTTGTGACCCGAACTAGTTTAAGcacatagtattttttttcaaaaaattattaaacagtGAAGCGTTCACTTTCCCTCTCTAGTTGTTGTTTTCCTCTGGTTCTCACAACTTGTTGGCATTGTTGTGCCACACGAGGATCAGACCTATTATCAACACTGCACAAAGGCACCCAAGGAGGAAGTTCGGACATTTGTGTCACTGTAGTGCACCGCATGTCGGCATCGAAGTTAGCACCATTTGGGGTTTGTCATATTTGTGAATAactttagagtgtgtttggacgaagaaattgaatttttactaattaaaaatttcctcTTCTAAGATTTTTACTTacgttgttaagagaataaggagtagaagagaaacttaaccaaaagtaaaagtggaaattaaaatgcacagcggaaagtaaaagagtaggaaagaaggagacaaacacacaagagtttttatattggttcggcaattacccgtgcctacatccagttcccaagcgacttgcggtccttgagatttctttcaaccttataaaaatctttttacaagcaaagatccacaagggatgtaccctcccttgttctctttgaacaacctagtggatgtaccatccactagaactgatccacaagagatgtaccctctcttgttctcagtcaaacccaagtagatgtaccctctacttgtaccacaaaggatgtaccctccaatgtgttaagacaaagttctcaagtggttaaacctttgaaactttgtgaatagggatacaaaagaattctcaggcgattagtcccatgaaatcttttgtatatgggaaagggaacaatcaaaagaattctcagactgtatcattttgaattctttgacaagggagaatggagacacaaaagaattcaggcggttagtcctttgttcttttggaaaagggaaaagagaaatacaaaaagaattcaggtggttagtccttggcgaattctttttgccaaagggagaagagatgaaaagaatgaatagcacaagttttcaaggtttagaaaatcagaaaactttgaaaagcttttggcacaaagaagaagaagaagttcaaagagattcaaggcttgtaaaggattgtattggattgttagaaagatttattgaaaatataaaacaaagccttgtttttatagactcttcatgtctggtcaagaggaccatttagaagagttataacttttaaaaaaacttaaaactaatttgaaaaagtcaaaaaccatttgaagagttatatcttttgatttattcagaaacaatcactggcaattgattaccaaatcagtgtaatcgattacacaaagcttttatgtgaaagaatgtgactcttcacatttgaatttgaatttcaacgttcaaaggcactcgtaatcgattaccaaaacattgtaatcgattacagcttttttgaaatcaattcgaacgttgtaaatttatttgaaaaatttttcaaattcattttgctactggtaatcgattacaacaatctggtaatcgattaccagagagtaaaaactctttggtaaacatgttttgagaaaaatccatgtgctactcagtttttgaaaaaaccttttcatacttatcttgattaagccttcttttgatttttgaatcttgagtcttgaatcttgatcttgattcttgaaagcttgatccttgaatcttgattcttgattcttgattcttgattcttgaaatcaactttcctcttgaatcttgaagtgttcttcaactttcctcttgaatcttgaagtgttattgattctatcttgaactcattctttgattgacctttgagctttttgtcatcacctttgtcatcatctttgttatcatcaaaacatctttgaatcaatcttgattcatcatgaagctttacTTCTACAAAGAGAAGAGTATTGATGCAGCATGGGGAATCGTAGGAAAACTGGGACACGACAACATATACCACTGTACCCGACCACAACATTCAATCAACGACGCAAGGTATGGCCCAGGCCCTCTGCACCGACGAGAACCTCCACCGCGTGATAGGCAGCGGCGACTGCTCCCTTGACTGGTAAGTACAGTTCTACATGTCCCCCTACGTTTGCACCCGATCAATGATTCGTGAGCTCATAcgatgtttcttgaagaagaggaTCATCGGCATGAGGGAAGAGCCACGAGTTCAAGAACATGATTTCGGGAACTTTTGGGTGGAAGAGAGGATGaagtttataaatgaaatacgtGAACGTTTTGGAATGTTCTTCTATCAAGAAGAGAATTGCAAtctctcaccttttagaaggaaattaaaatttcacattttcaagttttttaaattctgttttaaaattctaaaaatttaaattcttcataaaaaaacatccaaataatgaattttagattaaagaaatttaaattctcttattaattactttcattatttaaaattctctatcaaAACACACTCTTAGGATTTTTTGGACCTTTTGATTTTTACACTTGCGGCCTAAAACTAATACTCTAATAGTGTGAAATATGTCACATTGCAAGTAGCCAAGTAAGTAACAATATGGCAAGATAAACATTGAAAttttgtggtggtggtggttttaGTGCTTTTTTTAATCAAAGTGCTTTAGTTGTTAAAATTGaggatttgagaaaaaaatagttaataaataattttaaataaaatatttttaaaaatataaaaatatggagACAAAATTTTTAAGCATAATTTTCTTTAGttattttgagaataaataatgagatttatttttaaaataactagaattattctatcagcaatcaaaataaataacctAAACAAATAAGTAATCAGAATAAATAAGTTATATCATTTtcataataactaaaattaatgtagaaatatgttttaatgttgaacatgtttttatttcctAAGTTCTAATTAAAGTCACCATATTATGTTAACAACTAATATTACTTTGATCTTTGTTTTTAGAAACTTATTTTAATCTTGAtaatgtggaagcaatgccttcaaaggttattttgatgatgccaaagaattcaagaatcaagagaaagattcaagagaagtttcaagtttcaagttttcaagaatcaagaatcaagaataatcaagaacaagattcaagactcaagattcaagaatcaagagaagacttaatcaagataaatatgaaaagtttttttaaaaaaaactgagtagcacatggatttttctcaaaacatgtttcaccaaagagtttttactctctgataatcgattaccagattgttgtaatcgattaccagtagcaaaattattttgaaaaagttttcaaattgaatttacaacgttccaattaatttcaaaaagttgtaatcgattacaatgttttggtaatcgattaccagtgtctttgaacgttgaaattcaaattcaaatgtgaagagtcacatcctttcacacaaaagttttgtgtaatcgattacactaatttggtaatcgattaccagtgtttgtttctaaaaaaatcaaaaagatgtaactcttcaaaaaaggttttgactttttcaaattggttttaagttttttctaaaagttataactcttctaaattgtcttcttgaccagacatgaagagtctataaaagcaagactttgttttgcattttgaatcaattcattctttcacactttacttttccaatcaatcctttacaagccttgactctctttgaacttcttcttcttctttgtaccaaaatctttttgaagttttctggttttctaaaccttgaaaacttgtgctattcatcttttcattctcttctccctttgccaaaaagaattcgccaaggactaactgcctgaattctttttgtgtctttcttctcccttttccaaaagaacgaaggactaaccgcctgaattcttttgtgtcttccttctcccttgtcaaagaattcaaaacgacacagtctgagaattcttttgattcttctcattccctaatacaaaagtgttcaaaggactaaccgcctgagaattcttttgtatccccattcacaaagtatcaaaggtttaacagcctgagatctttgtctcaacacattggagggtacatcctttgtggtacaagtagagggtacatctacttgggtttgactgagaacaagagagggtacatctcttgtggatcagttctagtagagggtacatccactaggttcaaagagaacaagggagggtacatcccttgtggatctttgcttgtaaaaggatttttacaaggttgaaagaaatctcaagaaccgcaggtcgcttggggactggatgtaggcacgggttgttgccgaaccagtataaaaactcttgtgtgtttgtttccttcttccctactcttttacttttcgctgtgcatttaatttccgcttttactttctgttaagttttctcttctactcctcattctcttaacaatttagtaaaagccttaaaagagtaatttttaattgctaaaggtttaggaataattaattcaacccccccttcttaattattctgaggccactcgatccaacagataatagtattaataactatttttaatattttgatcttgatattatttaatacttatgTGTTTTATCTTGATCATAATATGTTTTAATAGTTTAATTGTTACTTTGGATATtagttacattatttttttaatatatacttgGCAAACAAATTAGTTACCGACCTACTAATTGGACCACTAACTCACTACCTCAATATGATCGATGACCAggcttgttttcacaaccttgacCGAGCCAGTCTATCTGCTCTAGACTTTCCTCTACTACAACTACTCCTAGTCTTAACCTCTCGTTCTATTGGTTTCCTTAATGACTCTCCATGTAATTTCTCACAGAAACTAGTCATGTCTTCCCTTTGGATGAATCTGACATCCCTTGCTCTCAACTCCTCCAATGTTGCCAGTTGTTTCTTGCACTGACTATCCGAGAAAGGGCTAGACTTTAACACCATGATCATTGAGATAAGTGCTACTTCTGGACTCAGGTCATGGATTTAGACTAAAAATGATGAGAACCTCTCCAtaaattctcttaaagattCATCCTTATCTTGTCGAATGTTAGCGAGTGCCACTACTGTTGGGTGAAGTGGTCTACTCGTCACGTACTACACTCCAAAACATGTCTTAATAGTCATGAATTAGTCAATGGAGTTTCTTGACAAGCGAGTATACCAATGAAGCATCACCCCTTTTAGCGTTGATGGGAATACTCGACACATGATTGTGTTGTCATTCGTAAACAAACTCATCTGCGTAATGAATGCATCCACATGTTCATCTGAGTCTAAGAGTCCATCTTAACGATCGATGGTCAGCATCTTCCATTCAGGTGGGAGTTGTGCCTCCATAATCCCATCAACAAAGGGATGCAGCCAAGTGTCAGCATTTATTGCTCTTTGAACCAATTGTGTTATGAAGGGAGTCCCTTCACTCCACGTAGTATCAGCCTCATTGGTCCTAGCCAAATGGATCTAATAGGTTTTCATTGTCGAGACCAAATTTGCATTTTGGTCGTCTTGAAGCTTTAGGTACTACTCCCTGAGAGTGGCATTCTCCTTTCAAAGATTATCCATCTCTTGGCATTTCTTTGCTTCAAGGTATTTATCTCTCTTTGTAGGGCGATGATCAATGAGTGATCATCAAGCTCCTAACGCAAGGGACTCACCACGTTTGTTGGGTTCCCCTTTTTAGGGGCACTCATGGTAGGCATCCCATGAATGGTGGACTCCTACTCACATGGTCACCTTCCTTGGTTAGCGGCATTGGTGTTTTCGTCATTCTTTGTCATCGATAATGTACTGGTCAAAGGGAAAGTTTTCATTCAACCCCATGATGGGTGCCAAATGTTTTTACCGAACTTGGTAGAACCTCCTCACGGTGTTGCTCCTCCATGAGCTCCTCCACCGATGATGGTGGGTGTACTTGTGAAGACACTCTAACACTCAAGTTAGGAGCACAAAGATATGCAAGTATCATAATATAGGTTGGAATGAAGTTAGTTACCATAATCTTGATGATCCCCTTTTATAAAGATGAAATCTCATGATAAGATCTCAATTTCCCTCGTACGATAATATAAACAGAGAAAGATATGATTCTCTGATAATAGATAACTTCCTATATTTAGAGATATCTTTATCTTTCTAGTAGAAGATAAAGTTTATCTATTATCTTAATTAGATCTACTAGATTCTTTAGAATACGAGTAGACTACTCGGTCAACCACCAAGTATAAAGACTTGTCGAGTCCAAGTAGTACTTGTCTCAAGGTTACATTTTTtggttgttgtaaaaaaaatataggaattGATTTTACTacttaaaaggataaaaattaatttataattaatctagATTTTAGGTATAAGATGATAAGAGTTTAAATTGGCAATATCTACTATTAATAGTTAAGATTATAGATCTAGAGAGATTTACACATGCATGAAGAGAAACCAAAGATAAAGATGAAGCGATATTTTCATACTAACAGCAATATGATTGTATGATCAACTAAGGACTGAACTAAAATTTCAATTGTGGAATGAAAATTTGATCATATTCATGATGTGGCAATTATGCACAATGTTGTTATCCATTGTGATTCTACATTATTTTAAATGTGACTCTAATAGTTTCTTTTTAATGATAGTACAACCAAAAAGACTAAAAATCTCTAGGAAAAAAGTAGAGTCTATCCTCATTAATGTATCCTAATAAGCCGAGATGAAAcatcaaaaacataaattttactCATGATGTAGGCATAGCAATAAAGGAATTTGTCCAACCACCGCCCTAACATTGATAGAGGAAATCTACCTTAAATGGGAGTAGTTTCGTGCTTTCCTTGACTTGGGAAATCAGGTTGGGCTCAGGTTCACGTATGAAACTATCCAACCCGTCTCCACCCTTATACCCATCCTACTAcatacattaaaattattaattacattattgtgcattttatatataattatatttaaggtTATCAAATTCGAGAGTTTACGTAAATTCGTGAGTTTTATAGACTCGTAAGAATCTACTTcatataaaactaataacaaaatacttatatataacataccaattaaacatttcaacaatataataaaataaattagtaaatcataaatttcacaatacttaaataactaagtctagtaatgcatcactactagataataacttgcGAAGGTGATAGTACGGATAGGATCATTCCTATCGAGGATTTGATGTTGTTGTAAAACAATGATTTGGTGTTGTCAGAGGTGATAGTTCTTTAATTCAGGAACAACACACTAAATAGAAGTATATTGAAccttaaacacacaaaaaataacttaaaatgacttttattttgatttaatttttttaactcgtTAACTCAATAGTAAACATGAGAGCTTATCAAGTTTGCACCAACCACTAAAAAGAGAGTTTGTACAAGGGTCAACTCATAGAGAGTTTGTAAACTCGTAAGCTAGTAAGAGTTAAcgagttaactcgagagtttaattagtataattctattgttatatattatatataattattaattacataattatgTGATTATGTTTAtactctattttttataattataaaaatatgattattaatttaatatataataataattattattaacaaagttaaatatatacatttaactaaaagtataaattaattcttaaatatttttaattttttattatttattatttttatatattatttgaattaaaaaataattaatgatttaatctattatttctttaaaacatatgcataaattaaattttaaaaagtttgcgATCGATTTCTCGTCATCTTCAAACATGATAAAATCCGACAGTAATGGAATTCAGTTTAATTTTCTTACCCTCATATCTTATAAACCTGAACTCAGTTGGCCTTTGATGGAGCACGGGAAGGGCCAAAACCGCCGCCAACCGTCTAGTTGCCATGCCTACTCTGATGTTGGAGACTATATATGCTTAATCAATGAGTCAACCCCTTGATTTGCCTCACAAACAAGGTAGAACCAATTAAAATGCCTTCTTTACTAATAGATTTAGTACATGGTAGACAAATTTAATGAgtttaaaagtttataaatatgaaatataagaTTACTTATAATCACTGGCTATACAATCCATAGACAAATCAAACTCAATTTAGGATATTTCTCAttcatttctttaatattttttccctttacttttcaatcatttatatttttgttaaaagccaaattttaaatttgttctcCTTATTTgtctcaaatttataattttggtattcctataatttaattcacaaatttagcctcccaatttttttgtaattcttttatttCAGTCTTCAACGTTGAAATTAGACGCTGATCACCGCTACTTGTCACCGTTTACCGTCACATATCGTGCATTTATTGGACGTTGATTTTGTACACTTAATTAATGTCAACCTCTAATAAAATCGTGACATATAATGTTCAATAAAAGTGCGACATGTGACTGTCAACGTTGACAAGTGATAGTCAACGtccaatttcaaaattagaaacTGAATTAAcggaattgtaaataaaaaaaattaaattcgtgaattaaattataagaaggtcaaaatcaaattttaaaagaaataggtgttaaaagatattttagttaCGTTACTGTTTCCGTTCAAAtgcttttgttattttattttttatttcttgtattatttaattattggtCAATAAGTGGGAATCTATACACTGTCTGGTTTCTGATGCCCCACTACTGTTGCAACCATTAATTAGTGGGTGCATTATGGCTACCCTAATACCGGATATTGCTCACCTGGAATGCCTTGATCTGTTGCTCGATAATTAGACATCTATGGAcaaacattaataatttttccatCACAAATGAGTATTATTATATCTTAGCACAATTATATGAATCTTATCtttaatttcataattcatTATTGATTTGACCTACATGCAGTAGCAACAAGCAAAAGCAACCCCACCTCGTATTAGAATATCATGCATTTGCCTATATAAAGGTCTCTTGTTCACCTTTCAAAGCCATCCCGCATCTTCCAATTTCTTAATTGCTTTTAGTTCTCTCACTTTAACTATTTtcataaaacaaagaaaaaagggtCACtcactcttctttcttttcattgtatCATAACATGTCTTCCTCAGAGGGTGTGTTTGAGTTAGGAATTGAGTTCTCAGAAGCCAACAATGTTCTTCTCATGTCACTAATGGAAGAAACACAAGAAGAAGAGTACTATGGCGATGATAGACTTGTGAGCATGATTCAGTCATTGGAGGCAGAGATCAGTGACACTCAAATGGGTCAAATGTATGAGATGGGACACGTGGACGATCGAGATTGCTCCACATCAGTCAGTGGCCCTGATCATTGGATTGACATGGAATTGATCTCTTCCTTGCCCTTTGATGAGATGCATGCATGGATCCCTTGTGGAGATGAGATGATGGAGCATTCAGCGATGGAATATGAAGCTGGAAATGACATCAATGATTTTCAATTGTGTTATGGAGTTTTCCTTGAGCAACAATATATATAGAGACTAAGTATTTGGCATAAGGGCCAAGTGATGCAGTATTCTGAGATTAATTAACTGttgttttaaaagaagagaacacgGATtactttgtaattaattttgtgaAGTGTCGTTAACTTTAAGTACATGTTATTACCaaaccttttaattttatcttttgtttactttttctcCCCTTATTTTCATGTAATTACCTAGctgaaaattaattagaatgGATTAATTTCCATAGTTCCTCGATCGTACTTGCATATAATAAGAAATAGTACTGATTTATTCTTAGTGActtattattgctttatttttagttttcttaaaattataattttgtttttctcaatgaaaaaatagaattaactcaaactaattaattaattttacaactgATCCGTAGAGagcatttaaataaat includes these proteins:
- the LOC100809580 gene encoding uncharacterized protein, with the protein product MSSSEGVFELGIEFSEANNVLLMSLMEETQEEEYYGDDRLVSMIQSLEAEISDTQMGQMYEMGHVDDRDCSTSVSGPDHWIDMELISSLPFDEMHAWIPCGDEMMEHSAMEYEAGNDINDFQLCYGVFLEQQYI